One window from the genome of Nicotiana tomentosiformis chromosome 5, ASM39032v3, whole genome shotgun sequence encodes:
- the LOC138892973 gene encoding uncharacterized protein encodes MEAPWLVGGVLNVILSDEEKYGGPLVYPSEVEDFAHCVDICALYDLGFKGSLYTWWNGRSDIDSIFKRLDRFYKNQQFLDLFPSLEVEHLIKYSSDHAPLMLSCNIDTVQVKKKFKFLNFWTNNESFLKVVKENWEVESMGNLFILFQSKLKKVKTALAAWSKETFGDIFKQIAALEDVIKLYEIEFELNLTTQNRAKLHKVEAVLTRYYHLEEEFWRQKAGMQWFKDGNRNAKFFHAHVRSKRKKLQVSRILDKNDNWLESHEDTARETV; translated from the coding sequence ATGGAAGCTCCTTGGCTTGTTGGAGGAGTTCTAAATGTGATTCTATCCGATGAAGAGAAATATGGGGGCCCGCTTGTGTACCCGAGTGAAGTTGAAGACTTTGCACATTGTGTGGACATATGTGCATTATATGATCTTGGCTTCAAAGGGAGCCTGTATACTTGGTGGAATGGGAGGTCTGACATTGATAGCATCTTTAAGAGGCTTGATAGGTTCTATAAAAATCAACAGTTCTTAGATTTATTCCCATCATTGGAGGTCGAACACTTGATCAAGTATAGTTCTGACCATGCCCCCCTCATGCTGTCTTGCAACATTGACACTGTCCAAGTTAAGAAAAAATTTAAGTTTTTAAACTTCTGGACCAATAATGAATCGTTTCTGAAGGTGGTGAAGGAGAATTGGGAAGTTGAGTCCATGGGGAACCTATTCATTTTATTCCAAAGTAAGTTGAAAAAGGTGAAGACTGCATTGGCAGCTTGGAGCAAGGAGACATTTGGAGATATTTTCAAACAAATTGCAGCATTGGAGGATGTTATTAAGTTATATGAGATTGAGTTTGAATTGAATCTAACAACTCAGAATAGAGCTAAGTTACACAAAGTAGAAGCTGTCCTTACAAGGTATTACCATCTTGAAGAAGAATTTTGGAGACAAAAGGCTGGAATGCAGTGGTTTAAGGATGGTAATAGGAACGCTAAGTTCTTTCATGCTCATGTGAGAAGCAAGAGGAAAAAGCTACAGGTGTCTAGAATCTTGGACAAAAATGATAATTGGCTTGAATCACATGAAGATACGGCAAGGGAAACAGTATAG